In Candidatus Defluviilinea proxima, a single genomic region encodes these proteins:
- a CDS encoding DUF362 domain-containing protein, with protein MTTKSKVAILRTKPETILEDYQRLFELGGGPQALAPNTPTIIKDNISWHFPMPSANTTPWQLEGTVQALQQSGFNDLVCVQNKTVVIDTFKGEDLNGYVPIFKHYQIPVKYNFKPEDMKWIPFQPKGELLVLNEIFREGLHIPDFFEGKNVVHLPTMKCHLYTTTTGAMKNAFGGLLNTHRHYTHSWIHETLVDLLTIQKEIHPGLFAVMDGTTAGNGPGPRTMLPEVKNVILASADQVAIDAVAAKIMGIDPLSIKYIRLAHEKGLGVGDPREIEIVGDIDVANENWGFKVGSNFHGFLAWLAWYGPTKFLQPLIMHTPLVAFPIFVSEFGHDHLQWPLRFKHIAETWQETTPWGQLFTRYQKEGILGEQTQIHM; from the coding sequence ATGACCACAAAGTCCAAAGTTGCCATCTTGCGCACAAAGCCTGAAACCATACTGGAAGATTACCAACGCCTGTTCGAATTGGGCGGCGGACCGCAGGCACTGGCACCCAATACACCCACGATCATTAAAGACAATATCTCATGGCACTTTCCCATGCCCAGCGCTAATACCACGCCCTGGCAACTCGAAGGGACTGTGCAGGCGTTACAACAATCCGGCTTTAACGACCTGGTCTGTGTGCAAAATAAAACCGTCGTAATAGACACATTCAAAGGTGAGGACCTCAACGGTTACGTCCCTATCTTCAAACATTATCAGATCCCTGTGAAGTACAACTTCAAGCCCGAGGATATGAAGTGGATTCCTTTCCAACCCAAGGGCGAGTTACTGGTACTCAACGAGATCTTCCGCGAGGGACTCCATATCCCTGATTTCTTTGAGGGGAAAAATGTCGTCCACTTACCAACGATGAAATGTCACCTTTACACCACCACCACAGGCGCCATGAAGAATGCCTTTGGCGGATTACTGAACACGCATCGACACTACACTCATAGCTGGATCCACGAAACCTTGGTGGATTTGCTTACCATCCAAAAAGAAATTCATCCAGGTTTGTTTGCCGTGATGGACGGGACAACTGCCGGCAACGGACCTGGTCCACGTACCATGCTACCCGAGGTAAAGAATGTTATTCTCGCCTCTGCAGACCAGGTGGCGATTGACGCGGTTGCCGCCAAGATCATGGGCATCGACCCGCTCAGCATCAAATATATCCGTCTGGCACATGAAAAAGGATTGGGTGTGGGCGATCCGCGTGAGATTGAGATCGTGGGCGATATCGATGTTGCAAATGAAAACTGGGGATTCAAAGTGGGCAGTAACTTCCATGGCTTTTTGGCATGGTTGGCCTGGTACGGACCGACCAAGTTTCTACAACCCCTGATCATGCATACCCCTCTTGTAGCTTTTCCGATCTTTGTCTCGGAATTCGGTCACGACCATCTTCAATGGCCTCTGCGTTTTAAGCACATCGCCGAAACATGGCAAGAAACAACACCGTGGGGTCAGCTCTTTACTCGTTATCAAAAGGAAGGGATTTTGGGAGAACAGACTCAAATCCACATGTGA
- a CDS encoding nucleotidyltransferase domain-containing protein — MYTHHTQSIQNVTEYFQRDPEVLALLLGGSIAHGFETPTSDVDIMIFVSDEVYKKRFAENRVHFFNMELTTYEGGYVDGKYSTQSFVRQVIEKGSEPARFAFAGAQVLFNKIDGFEEDVRKAAEYPVAAKAENIKRFYAQFEAWHWYCGEALRLKNQYLLGTSISKFILFSGRLILAHNELLYPYHKWFLRVLAGAKEKPAGLLESIDRLNTSATTENIETLYETIKGFRTWIEGSVNWPTQFMLDSELNWQDGKTPVDDL; from the coding sequence ATGTATACCCACCACACCCAATCCATTCAAAATGTAACTGAATATTTCCAGCGCGACCCCGAAGTACTGGCTTTGCTTCTCGGCGGTTCCATCGCACACGGATTCGAAACTCCGACCTCCGATGTAGACATTATGATTTTTGTCTCTGACGAAGTGTACAAGAAACGCTTTGCGGAGAATCGAGTCCACTTTTTCAACATGGAACTCACCACCTATGAGGGCGGTTACGTGGACGGGAAATACTCCACGCAAAGTTTTGTGAGGCAGGTTATCGAAAAAGGAAGCGAACCCGCTCGCTTTGCGTTTGCAGGTGCACAAGTTTTATTCAACAAGATAGACGGGTTTGAAGAGGATGTCCGTAAGGCGGCGGAATATCCCGTTGCCGCTAAAGCCGAAAATATCAAGCGCTTCTATGCTCAATTCGAGGCGTGGCATTGGTATTGCGGCGAAGCACTGCGCCTCAAGAATCAGTATTTGCTCGGCACATCAATCAGCAAGTTCATTTTATTCAGCGGACGCCTCATCCTTGCCCATAATGAACTGTTGTATCCGTATCACAAGTGGTTTCTCAGAGTGTTGGCTGGAGCAAAAGAGAAACCCGCAGGTTTATTGGAAAGTATTGATCGATTGAACACGTCAGCAACAACAGAAAATATAGAAACTCTTTACGAAACGATCAAAGGATTCCGTACGTGGATCGAAGGTAGCGTCAATTGGCCCACGCAATTCATGCTTGATAGCGAACTTAACTGGCAGGATGGCAAAACGCCGGTGGATGATCTGTAA
- a CDS encoding TetR/AcrR family transcriptional regulator encodes MPSKVVFTPEIILTRAFNIVKREGLETLSARRIAKELGCSTQPIYKSYSSMADLQSAVIEKAKAYALAYFSQELATASPFLSFGLRYFQFAREERPLFEILFLEGLIGISLENIGQPFSSLLDNLKTDPNLQGLSDASLKRLGTNMWIYLHGLVTLIHKNPTDQAKNFVQEKLLLMGKTLIEAEQTLNS; translated from the coding sequence ATGCCTTCAAAAGTTGTATTTACGCCAGAAATTATTCTGACTCGTGCGTTCAACATAGTAAAACGGGAAGGTTTGGAGACCTTAAGCGCAAGGCGGATTGCGAAGGAATTAGGTTGTTCCACACAACCTATCTATAAATCTTATAGCTCAATGGCAGACCTTCAAAGCGCCGTAATAGAAAAGGCAAAGGCATATGCGTTGGCTTATTTTTCTCAGGAATTAGCGACAGCGTCGCCCTTCTTATCGTTTGGATTGAGATATTTTCAATTTGCGCGAGAAGAGCGGCCGTTATTCGAAATTCTTTTTCTAGAAGGATTAATTGGAATATCTTTGGAAAACATAGGACAACCATTTAGCTCATTACTTGATAACTTGAAGACTGACCCTAATCTACAAGGTCTATCAGATGCGAGCTTAAAGCGTCTTGGCACAAATATGTGGATCTACTTACATGGGCTAGTAACGTTAATCCATAAGAATCCTACGGATCAAGCAAAGAACTTTGTCCAAGAAAAACTACTTTTAATGGGGAAGACACTCATTGAGGCGGAACAAACTCTAAACAGTTGA
- a CDS encoding LysE family translocator has product MIEPSKLFLFMGAALALLLIPGPAVLYITARSASQGRMAGLVSVFAIETANFIQAVAAALGLSAILLSSALAFDIVKYLGAAYLIYLGVRKLLSSDNSAEAEAMKKESLSRIYWQGFAVNILNPKTALFFFAFLPQFVDPTKGNVTAQNLLLGAIFVGMAIITDSIYALLASSLASKLNGNVRFQKGGRYFAGLVYVGLGITTALTGSRK; this is encoded by the coding sequence ATGATCGAACCATCAAAACTCTTCTTGTTCATGGGAGCCGCGCTGGCTTTGTTATTGATTCCCGGCCCAGCGGTGTTATATATCACGGCACGTAGTGCCAGTCAGGGACGCATGGCCGGGTTGGTTTCAGTATTTGCGATCGAGACGGCAAATTTCATTCAAGCGGTTGCGGCGGCGCTGGGACTCTCGGCGATCTTGCTTTCATCTGCATTGGCTTTTGACATTGTGAAATATCTCGGCGCGGCGTACCTCATTTATCTTGGCGTGCGAAAACTATTATCATCGGATAATAGCGCAGAAGCAGAAGCAATGAAGAAGGAAAGTCTCTCGCGCATTTACTGGCAGGGATTCGCGGTCAACATTCTTAACCCAAAGACTGCGTTGTTCTTCTTTGCCTTTCTGCCACAATTCGTTGACCCCACAAAAGGAAATGTGACTGCACAAAATTTATTACTCGGCGCGATCTTCGTAGGCATGGCGATCATTACAGATAGCATATATGCATTGCTTGCCAGCTCCCTCGCTTCGAAGTTGAACGGGAATGTCCGCTTTCAAAAAGGAGGGCGGTATTTTGCGGGGTTGGTTTATGTCGGTTTAGGAATCACGACTGCGTTGACGGGGTCGAGGAAGTAA
- a CDS encoding class I SAM-dependent methyltransferase → METQLDYGNWIRKKNLVILGLCTLGMGALTFIPLGSLYRLVTTILFAAIFISFLFPLYAYVMFSQKGGKLQEKIYNSIIQSLETNVKGRILDIGSGNGVLTVKLAQQNKEAEIVGMDYWGADWEYSKSICEKNAKLGDVESRVRFQKGDAASLDFATGEFDGAVSNLTFHEVRSVADKRLVLREALRVVKLGGAFAFVDYFYEEKYYGASSELKKYLQGMGLTHFEYKSLRDLIAIPSLLNHPKIFGKVGIIYGRK, encoded by the coding sequence ATGGAAACACAATTAGACTACGGGAACTGGATCCGAAAAAAGAACTTGGTTATTTTGGGGTTATGTACACTCGGAATGGGCGCGTTGACCTTTATTCCATTGGGGTCTTTGTATCGCCTTGTTACAACCATCCTGTTTGCAGCCATCTTTATTAGCTTCCTATTCCCGTTGTATGCGTATGTGATGTTCTCGCAAAAGGGAGGAAAACTTCAAGAGAAGATTTACAACTCGATCATTCAAAGTTTGGAAACTAACGTCAAAGGCAGGATTCTTGATATAGGTTCAGGGAACGGTGTGTTGACAGTGAAACTTGCCCAACAAAACAAGGAAGCCGAGATTGTGGGCATGGACTATTGGGGAGCGGACTGGGAGTATTCAAAGAGTATCTGTGAGAAGAATGCCAAACTAGGCGACGTGGAAAGCCGAGTCCGTTTTCAAAAAGGGGATGCGGCCTCGCTGGACTTTGCAACAGGTGAATTTGATGGAGCCGTTAGCAATTTGACCTTCCACGAAGTGCGGTCCGTTGCGGATAAGAGATTGGTGTTGCGGGAAGCTCTACGCGTTGTGAAACTTGGTGGCGCGTTTGCTTTCGTGGATTATTTCTACGAAGAAAAATATTATGGGGCTAGCAGTGAACTCAAAAAGTATTTACAAGGCATGGGGCTGACACACTTCGAGTACAAATCACTCAGGGACCTGATCGCCATACCATCCTTGTTGAATCATCCCAAGATATTCGGGAAGGTGGGGATCATTTACGGGAGGAAATAG
- a CDS encoding glycoside hydrolase family 3 C-terminal domain-containing protein: MTLEEKAALCTGASSWTTTPVERLGIPEMVVSDGPHGVRRVVDVHALGAESLPATCFPTASALASTWDVDLIHQMGQALGEECIALNVDVLLGPGNNMKRTPLCGRNFEYFSEDPFLAGEMAASLINGIQSKGVGTSLKHFAANNQEYERFVISAAIDERTLREIYLPAFETAVKKGKPWTVMCAYNKINGTYGSENHKLLTDILKNEWGFEGLVVSDWGAVHDRVTALKAGLDWQMPGPREMDVRAVVEAVRNGSLPEVQLNEAVRRILKIVFKAAETPKGGEFDVDAHDALARRISAESVVLLKNDGILPLVNPQQIAVIGRSAREAHFQGGGSSHINPTKVSVPYKELQQLAGNAELTYAEGYPKDDSYQPAMIDEAVKLAQDADVALLYIALPSFKEAEGYDRPDLDLTEQQVALIKAVGKVQPKTIVVLNNGAPVDMRAWINDTAAVLESWMMGQSGGGAIADVLFGKVNPSGKLSETFPMKLSDTPAYTNFPGENGEVRYGEGLFIGYRWYDAKEIPVQFPFGYGLSYTTFQYSNPKVSAKQFKDVDGITVSVDVTNTGKLAGKEVVQVYVHDRKSKLVRPPKELKSFAKVELQPGGTKTVSFSLDFRSFAYYDPAYKQWVTEDGDFDILIGSSSADICFSETVTLSSSLTLPCLLNRESTIRDWRNDPRGKDMIQPMYEMMVQGMRSAMGSGDDGSEFIGMDIEKFFLEMPLLSILQFQEGFLPKPAIEIVDELLQQVHNK, from the coding sequence ATGACCCTTGAAGAAAAAGCCGCTCTTTGCACCGGCGCGAGTTCATGGACGACAACGCCCGTTGAAAGGCTCGGTATTCCAGAGATGGTGGTTTCCGATGGGCCACATGGTGTTCGCCGCGTGGTGGACGTCCATGCACTGGGAGCGGAGAGTCTGCCTGCGACTTGTTTCCCCACTGCATCTGCACTCGCATCCACTTGGGACGTTGACCTGATTCATCAAATGGGACAGGCTCTTGGCGAGGAATGTATCGCTTTGAATGTAGATGTGTTGCTTGGCCCCGGCAACAACATGAAGCGCACGCCTCTTTGTGGACGCAACTTTGAATATTTCTCCGAAGACCCTTTCCTCGCTGGTGAAATGGCGGCGAGTCTCATCAACGGTATACAAAGCAAAGGCGTGGGCACGTCACTGAAACATTTTGCAGCGAACAATCAGGAGTATGAACGTTTCGTGATCAGCGCCGCCATTGACGAACGCACATTGCGCGAAATTTATTTACCTGCGTTTGAAACCGCAGTTAAAAAAGGAAAACCCTGGACTGTCATGTGCGCGTACAACAAGATCAACGGCACGTATGGTTCTGAGAATCACAAACTGTTGACCGATATTCTCAAGAACGAGTGGGGCTTTGAAGGCTTGGTCGTCTCGGATTGGGGCGCGGTGCATGATCGCGTTACCGCGTTGAAAGCCGGGTTGGATTGGCAGATGCCAGGTCCGCGTGAGATGGATGTTCGGGCGGTGGTCGAGGCAGTTCGAAACGGAAGCCTGCCTGAGGTCCAATTGAATGAGGCGGTTCGTCGAATCCTGAAAATTGTCTTCAAAGCGGCTGAGACTCCCAAAGGCGGCGAGTTTGATGTTGATGCACATGATGCGTTGGCTCGACGTATCTCTGCAGAGAGTGTTGTCCTGTTGAAGAATGATGGCATCCTGCCGCTTGTGAATCCGCAACAAATTGCTGTGATCGGACGTTCGGCGCGCGAGGCACATTTTCAAGGCGGCGGCAGTTCGCACATCAACCCGACAAAGGTTTCTGTACCGTATAAGGAATTGCAACAACTTGCAGGCAATGCCGAGTTGACGTATGCCGAGGGGTATCCCAAGGATGATAGTTACCAGCCCGCGATGATCGACGAAGCTGTGAAGTTGGCGCAGGATGCGGATGTGGCGTTGTTGTATATTGCGTTGCCGTCGTTCAAGGAAGCCGAAGGGTATGACCGCCCCGACCTTGATCTCACGGAGCAACAAGTTGCACTCATCAAGGCAGTGGGAAAAGTGCAACCCAAAACGATTGTGGTTCTCAACAATGGTGCGCCTGTGGATATGCGTGCATGGATCAACGATACGGCGGCTGTGCTTGAATCATGGATGATGGGTCAATCTGGCGGCGGCGCGATCGCGGATGTGTTGTTCGGCAAAGTGAATCCTTCGGGCAAGCTTTCTGAAACATTCCCAATGAAACTCTCCGATACGCCCGCGTATACGAATTTCCCAGGCGAGAACGGTGAAGTGCGTTATGGCGAAGGTCTCTTCATTGGGTATCGTTGGTACGATGCAAAAGAAATTCCTGTGCAGTTCCCGTTCGGGTATGGTCTCAGTTACACAACGTTCCAATACAGCAACCCAAAAGTTTCTGCAAAACAATTCAAAGATGTGGATGGCATCACCGTCTCTGTGGATGTGACCAACACCGGCAAACTCGCTGGCAAGGAAGTGGTGCAAGTCTATGTGCATGATCGCAAATCAAAGTTGGTGCGGCCACCGAAAGAGTTGAAGTCTTTTGCAAAAGTGGAATTGCAACCCGGCGGAACCAAAACAGTCAGCTTCTCATTGGACTTCCGCTCCTTTGCCTATTACGACCCTGCATATAAACAATGGGTGACCGAAGACGGCGACTTCGACATTCTCATCGGTTCATCCTCCGCCGACATCTGCTTCAGCGAAACTGTGACCTTGTCCTCCTCCCTGACCTTGCCCTGCCTGCTTAACCGCGAGTCCACGATCCGTGATTGGAGGAATGACCCGCGCGGTAAAGATATGATCCAACCGATGTACGAAATGATGGTGCAGGGAATGCGGTCTGCAATGGGCAGTGGTGATGACGGCAGTGAATTCATTGGCATGGATATCGAGAAGTTCTTCCTCGAAATGCCTTTGCTCAGCATCCTGCAATTTCAGGAAGGTTTCCTCCCCAAACCCGCCATTGAGATCGTTGACGAATTACTTCAACAAGTACACAACAAATAA
- a CDS encoding diacylglycerol kinase family protein, with translation MTLKEFFYSRIRSFGHAFRGWGYVLKTQHNAWIHSIVATLVVIVGLWLGLPPRDWAVLVLAITMVFTAEFINTSIEAVVDLASPVHHPLAKVGKDVGAGAVLISALAAVLIGLLILGPPLWERLTLLFGK, from the coding sequence ATGACTCTCAAAGAATTCTTCTATTCACGCATTCGATCTTTCGGCCATGCGTTTCGCGGCTGGGGATATGTCCTTAAAACTCAGCACAATGCATGGATCCATTCCATTGTCGCGACTCTGGTTGTCATCGTTGGGTTATGGCTGGGATTGCCGCCGCGCGATTGGGCCGTGTTGGTATTAGCGATCACAATGGTGTTTACTGCTGAATTTATCAACACATCCATCGAAGCTGTAGTGGACCTCGCAAGCCCGGTGCATCATCCACTGGCAAAAGTAGGCAAGGATGTGGGTGCGGGTGCCGTCTTGATCTCGGCATTGGCGGCCGTGCTGATCGGACTGTTGATCTTAGGCCCACCGTTGTGGGAACGCTTGACTCTATTGTTCGGGAAGTAA
- a CDS encoding GatB/YqeY domain-containing protein, protein MTIKTQLNDSMKDAMKSGDEIRKRTVRMALAAVKQAEVDKRAELDDVAVIALLQKEVKNRRESLEEAKKADRTDLMEANEAEIKVLEAFLPKAMPDEELRAIVQAAITETGASTQADMGKVMKVVMGKVAGKAPNDKISAAVRELLQPK, encoded by the coding sequence ATGACAATCAAAACACAACTTAACGATTCCATGAAAGACGCCATGAAATCTGGCGATGAGATCCGCAAGCGCACGGTGCGGATGGCACTGGCCGCCGTTAAACAAGCGGAAGTGGATAAACGTGCCGAACTGGACGATGTAGCAGTGATCGCGTTACTCCAAAAGGAGGTCAAGAACCGCCGCGAGTCTCTCGAAGAGGCCAAAAAAGCCGACCGCACAGACTTGATGGAAGCCAACGAAGCCGAAATCAAAGTGCTCGAGGCCTTCCTCCCCAAAGCCATGCCTGATGAAGAACTGCGCGCCATTGTGCAGGCCGCCATCACAGAGACCGGTGCATCCACGCAAGCCGATATGGGCAAGGTGATGAAAGTCGTGATGGGTAAGGTGGCGGGCAAGGCCCCCAACGATAAGATCAGCGCCGCTGTGCGGGAACTGCTTCAACCGAAGTAA
- a CDS encoding HDIG domain-containing protein: MTIVPARHRPIPPRIRTLQVILLSLVSIISYGAIVLPSLTGPAAVSLQVGDVSPSDFQAPEDKEYISEVRTDDARLAAENNVSPVYASPDQAIARKQLERLRATLQYITLVREDENATPEQKIADITSLSDIALKPQTIEEILALPSARWDTIQQESLSVLEQVMRRVIRDTDLDSVRRSVPSLVSLALTEEQAAVVVELTSAFVTANSVYSADLTEAAKKSARDAVQPITQKYKAGEIIILRGQIIRPSQLEALQQLRLIEQSSPWQEYAGAGALVLMLAALTSLYFSRRHLLFLYDARSLVIVALVFLIFVTGARFIIPDRTVLPYAFPLPAVGLLIATLFGIEAGIVLSILIALLVPYGMPNALDLMPYYLISSMAGVLVLGSARRVWTFFRAGMGIAAAGIVVLLAFRLPLSITDGIALLQLSGASVFSGLAASSVALLLQYFLAQTLGLTTALQLIEISRPDFPLLQFFLRHAPGTYQHSLQVANLAEQAAELIGADALLTRVGALFHDVGKSLNPTYFIENQAAGSINPHDRLSPEDSSSVIIAHVPDGVALARKHRLPRRIDDFILEHHGTMITRYQHSLAVKAAGGDASKVDLEKFRYPGPRPHSRETALLMLADGTEARSRAERPQDEEAIRKLVLSTIETAQKQGQLDDTQLTLKDLGIITDAFVTILKGTHHPRIAYPKDATENIITAPRKL; the protein is encoded by the coding sequence ATGACTATCGTACCTGCGCGGCATCGTCCAATACCGCCGCGCATCCGCACGCTTCAGGTCATTTTGCTCAGTCTCGTGAGCATCATATCCTATGGGGCAATAGTATTGCCATCACTCACGGGGCCAGCCGCAGTGTCCTTGCAAGTAGGGGATGTATCACCCAGCGATTTTCAAGCGCCAGAAGATAAAGAATATATCAGTGAAGTACGTACCGATGACGCACGTCTTGCGGCTGAAAACAACGTCTCGCCGGTGTATGCCTCGCCCGATCAAGCCATTGCGCGCAAACAACTCGAACGTCTACGTGCAACACTGCAATACATCACACTCGTGCGCGAAGATGAGAACGCAACACCGGAACAAAAGATAGCCGACATTACATCCCTTAGCGATATCGCCCTCAAACCGCAAACGATTGAAGAGATACTGGCTTTGCCCTCCGCACGATGGGATACGATCCAGCAGGAGTCTTTAAGCGTATTGGAACAGGTCATGCGTCGCGTCATTCGGGACACTGATCTGGATTCCGTCCGAAGGAGCGTTCCTTCGCTGGTGAGTCTGGCTCTTACCGAAGAGCAGGCCGCCGTAGTTGTGGAACTGACTTCTGCTTTTGTAACAGCTAACAGCGTGTATTCGGCCGATCTGACGGAAGCAGCTAAAAAGTCGGCAAGAGACGCGGTGCAACCCATCACCCAAAAATACAAAGCCGGTGAGATCATCATTCTGCGTGGACAGATCATCCGCCCATCGCAGTTGGAAGCATTGCAACAACTCAGGCTGATCGAACAATCCAGCCCGTGGCAGGAATATGCCGGGGCAGGTGCGTTGGTGTTGATGCTGGCGGCCTTGACCTCGTTATATTTCTCACGACGGCATTTATTGTTTCTATATGATGCACGCAGTCTTGTGATCGTGGCGTTGGTGTTCCTGATATTCGTTACCGGCGCGCGATTTATTATTCCTGACCGTACCGTGTTACCTTACGCATTTCCTCTGCCTGCTGTGGGCTTGTTGATCGCCACGTTGTTTGGCATCGAAGCGGGCATTGTCCTATCCATATTGATCGCGTTGTTGGTGCCATATGGCATGCCCAATGCACTCGATCTAATGCCGTACTATCTGATCTCATCCATGGCGGGTGTGCTGGTATTGGGTTCGGCCCGCCGTGTGTGGACGTTCTTCCGTGCAGGTATGGGAATTGCGGCGGCAGGTATTGTTGTTCTGTTGGCTTTCCGCTTGCCACTCTCCATCACGGATGGGATCGCGTTGTTGCAGTTATCGGGTGCTTCCGTCTTTAGCGGGTTGGCCGCATCGAGCGTAGCATTGTTACTACAATATTTCCTTGCGCAAACGCTTGGTCTCACGACTGCATTACAGCTCATCGAAATATCAAGACCCGATTTCCCCTTATTACAATTCTTCTTACGCCACGCGCCCGGCACATATCAACATAGTTTACAGGTTGCCAACCTTGCCGAACAAGCCGCTGAGTTGATCGGTGCAGATGCACTGCTCACACGCGTGGGTGCGTTGTTCCATGATGTTGGCAAATCGTTGAACCCAACTTACTTCATCGAGAATCAGGCGGCGGGAAGTATCAATCCACACGATAGACTCAGCCCGGAAGATAGTTCAAGCGTTATTATTGCGCATGTTCCCGATGGTGTGGCTTTAGCCCGTAAACACCGATTGCCGCGCCGCATTGATGATTTCATCCTCGAGCATCACGGCACGATGATCACACGCTATCAACACAGTCTCGCTGTCAAAGCCGCGGGTGGCGATGCATCGAAAGTGGATCTTGAAAAATTCCGTTATCCGGGGCCACGTCCACATTCGCGCGAAACAGCCTTACTCATGCTGGCCGATGGTACCGAAGCTCGTTCACGCGCCGAACGCCCGCAGGATGAAGAAGCCATCCGCAAGCTGGTCCTTTCCACGATCGAGACTGCGCAGAAGCAAGGCCAGCTTGATGACACACAATTGACTCTCAAAGACCTCGGTATCATCACCGATGCCTTCGTCACCATTTTGAAAGGCACGCATCATCCGCGCATTGCCTACCCCAAGGATGCAACCGAAAACATTATTACCGCACCAAGAAAATTATGA
- a CDS encoding TIM barrel protein, giving the protein MALSFQFGTVGSPLGTPKKPGGSVGAIEFSKSLGLTAFELGWVQSVRVSEETCAAIKKTSKEQGVALSVHASYFFNLNATEEEWPKSRQRLMDAAHYGNLAGATDIIFHPGSYFGKSPEEVLKVAIPRLKDFVKELRKAKNPVILRPETMGKSAMLGSLEDTLAMSKAIDGVQPCLDFAHLHARPGDGSMNSAKEWTQILEMYQSTLGKEALKNLHIHLSGIAYGPKGEKNHLALGESDLKVIFLFEVLRDFGCGGRILCESPIMEADAENMKQAWMQVSGEKE; this is encoded by the coding sequence ATGGCTTTGTCTTTTCAATTTGGCACGGTAGGTTCACCGCTTGGCACGCCCAAGAAACCGGGCGGTTCAGTGGGAGCCATTGAGTTCAGTAAATCCCTTGGCCTGACCGCATTCGAATTGGGCTGGGTGCAATCGGTGCGCGTCTCTGAAGAGACTTGTGCGGCGATCAAGAAAACAAGCAAGGAACAAGGTGTTGCGTTGAGCGTTCATGCATCCTATTTCTTCAACTTGAATGCGACCGAGGAGGAATGGCCCAAATCGCGTCAGCGTTTGATGGATGCGGCACACTATGGCAACCTTGCTGGTGCAACGGATATCATCTTTCATCCGGGTTCCTATTTTGGCAAATCACCTGAAGAAGTATTGAAAGTGGCGATCCCGCGTCTGAAAGATTTCGTAAAGGAATTACGCAAGGCCAAGAACCCGGTCATATTGCGGCCGGAGACAATGGGCAAATCAGCGATGCTGGGTTCACTGGAAGATACATTGGCAATGAGCAAAGCCATTGACGGTGTACAGCCGTGTCTCGATTTTGCGCATCTGCACGCGCGCCCCGGCGATGGGTCGATGAATTCGGCCAAAGAATGGACTCAAATCCTCGAGATGTATCAGTCAACCCTTGGGAAAGAGGCGTTGAAAAATTTGCACATCCATCTTTCGGGGATCGCGTATGGTCCCAAAGGTGAGAAGAATCATCTGGCGTTGGGCGAATCAGACCTGAAGGTGATCTTCTTGTTCGAAGTGTTGCGGGACTTTGGTTGCGGCGGAAGGATCTTGTGCGAGAGCCCGATCATGGAGGCGGACGCCGAGAACATGAAACAAGCGTGGATGCAAGTAAGCGGCGAGAAGGAATAA
- the ybeY gene encoding rRNA maturation RNase YbeY yields MINIESEFPFPNELLENAVQAALENQTTDLDSELTIVLTDDAQIQELNRDYLGIDSPTDVLSFPASESDPETGATYIGDIIISMPYATKSAEKAGHPVEAEVQLLVVHGVLHLLGHDHAEPKEKAKMWKAQAQILKSLGLGDIKIREE; encoded by the coding sequence ATGATCAATATCGAATCTGAATTTCCCTTCCCCAATGAATTGCTCGAAAACGCTGTACAGGCCGCGCTTGAGAATCAAACCACAGATTTGGATTCTGAACTCACGATTGTGTTGACAGATGACGCACAGATCCAGGAACTGAATCGGGACTATCTGGGAATCGATTCGCCAACCGATGTGCTCTCCTTCCCCGCCTCCGAATCGGACCCTGAAACTGGTGCGACCTATATTGGCGATATCATCATCTCAATGCCGTATGCTACGAAAAGCGCAGAGAAAGCCGGTCACCCTGTGGAGGCTGAAGTGCAATTATTGGTAGTACATGGCGTGTTGCACTTGCTCGGTCACGACCATGCTGAACCAAAAGAAAAAGCAAAGATGTGGAAAGCGCAAGCCCAGATATTGAAATCACTGGGACTGGGTGATATAAAAATCCGTGAGGAGTAA